The genomic segment AAGTATAATggtcattaaaaataaggataacCTCTGCCTTCCTCGAGCTTTGATTGTAGCTAAAGCGTACGTAGACAAAAATCCTAAACTTTCAAAAATTCGTCAAGATGTAGGTAGAATGCAAGAAATAGAAGCAATAAAATTGACAACGGATGCGGGTGTTATTATTCCCATTGACGGCGCTGGCATCCCAGAATTACAACAATTTCAATCGTATCTCAGTAATTACAAGATTGTTGTATACGGTTATGGAAGTAAGGGCCGTGATGTGGTTTTTGAAGGATTTGGTGATGGACCGAAATTGAATCTTCTGTTTCATGAAGGTCATTATAACGCAATCAGTTCTATGACTGGTGCTTTTTCATGCAGCTATTATTGCGAGGCGTGTCATACaccttataataataaaaacgagCACAGGTGTGGTGGGACATGCTATGCTTGTTGTCGTTCACCGGCTTGTTCTAAAGATACTTTGAAAATTCCCTGTTGCAAATGTGGACGAAGCTTTTACGGTGAAGCGTGTTTCAATGCCCATATTTCATCTATTTGTGAGAAAATTAAAAGATGTAGGGATTGTTTTAAAATCTACACGAAAAACCATGTGTGTGGAGAGATATTCTGCAAAACTTGCGGAAAAAATTGTCCTAATGATCATCTTTGTTATATGCAAGCAGATTTCGGTACTCCTCCATTAAAcgattttcttttcattttttacgaTCTGGAGACAATCCAGGAAACGGTAATGCCTGATGGTTCGGTTCTTCAAGAACCTAATCTGTGTGTTTTTAAACAGTGCTGCGACAAATGTTTGGAATCCAATACCAGCATGTGTATAAAATGTGGTGTTCGTCTGCAGGTTTTAAAAAAAAACCCAATTGAACGGTTAATGGAGTTTGTATTGAATCAACGTAAACTTTTTAAAAGAGTCGTTGTTATGGCCCATAACGGATCTGGTTTCGATCACCAGTTTGTATTAAATTATATTCTAACAAAAACTGATATTACTCCTGATCTGATTATGCGTGGTACAAAGTTGGTGTCTATGAGTGTTGGGAATGTTAGGTTTCTCGACAGTCTTAATTATTTTCCTATGGCTTTATCAGCTTTACCTAAAGCTTTCGGTTTAACTCAATTGAAGAAAGGCTACTTTCCCCATCTGTTTAATAAGGTAGAAAACCAAAATTATGTCGGGGTTGTTCCTCCTCTACAGTACTACGATCCAGATAATTTGAAGGAGGATGCACGAGAGAGGTTGATAAGCTGGCATGCTGAAAGAGTTAATGAAGGATATGTCTTTGATTTTAGAAAGGAAATCGAAGAGTACTGTATATCTGATGTTGAAATATTAGCACAGTCTTGCTTAAGTTTTAGGAAACAGTTGCTTGACACGTCAAATGTTTGCCCTTTTTTGGAAGCTACAACTATAGCCTCGACTTGCAATAAGGTATATAGACGTAATTTCCTACAGCCTAACACTATAGGTCTTATTCCTAAAGGTGGTTATCGTTTTAAAGACAATCAGTCAAAAATAGCTCTGCAGTGGCTACTGTGGGAAGAGAAGCAGCGTGGAATTAAAATACAACATGCTGCAAGGGGATCAGAGGCTTTGATAGGAAATCTCAAGGTAGATGGTCTTCACGATAAGACCATTTTTGAATTTCAGGGCTGTTATTATCATGGGTGTCCTAGCTGTTACCCCGAAAAGAGAACGTCTCCTCTTCACGATGACCCTTCGGATTGTATGGAGAATCGTTATGACAAGACAAATCTTAAAAACCAATATTTGCAGTCTCAAGGTTATGAAGTAGTAGAAATGTGGGAATGCACTTTTAGAAAAATAATAACGCCAGAAATAGCATCATACACCGAAAACCATTGTCTTATGATGACTTTACCTCTAAATCCTAGGGATGCTCTCTACGGTGGCAGAACCGGTAATACTGTTGAATATTTTACTTGTAGTCAGGATGAAAAGATAAAATATGTTGACGTTTGCTCACTTTATccatttatttgtaaatatggAAAGTTCCCTATCGGTCACCCAAAGAAAATATATGTTGGGGAGGAATGCAATGCTGCAGACCTTACTGAGTTGTCTGGATTAATAAAGTGTAAAGTATTACCACCTACAACTCTTTACCACCCTGTTTTACCAGCAAAGATGAATAGCAAATGTATGTTTGTTCTCTGTCGTAAATGCGGTGAGGATTTTGTACAAACCGAATGTGAGCATTCAGATGAAGAACGATCTCTCACAGGAACATGGGTAATTGAAGAAGTGGTGAAGGCCTTAACGAAGGGTTATAAGATATTGGATGTGTATGAGATATGGTCGTACGACAGTTTAGAGTTATCGAAATCTCAGAAAGGTCTTTTTTCCGATATGATGAACAAATTCATCAAACTCAAACAACAAGCTTCTGGTTGGCCTCGTGGATGTGAATCTGATGAGCAGAAAAATCATTATATTGAAGAGTTTTTTCAACGAGAGGATGTAAGATTGGACTTTTCTGAAATATCGGAGAATCCTGGTCTTAGATCTTTGGCAAAGTTAATGTTGAATTCTTTTTGGGGAAAGTTCGCTCAGCGTGAAAATCTTCCTAAAACCTCCATCATAAAACAGCCAAATGAATTTTTTTCTATGTTGGTGAACCCTTCGCTTTATATCAACACCGTAATTCCTGTAAACGATGAGACACTTGTTGTAACTTGGGAATACGTTGAAGAAGCGGCTTCAATGTCTCCCACAGTAAATGTGGTTCTTGCCTCTTATGTGACAGCTTTGGCTCGTCTTAAATTATACTCCTATTTAGATTTGGTGGCGGATAGGGCTTTTTATTATGACACTGATTCAATTATATACATGACAAAGCCAGGTTTAAAGGACCTTCCTACCGGCCAGTGTATTGGTGATCTTACGGATGAGTTAGGTGGTGGATCTATCTCTGAATTCGTTTCTGGAGGACCTAAAAATTATGCCTATAAATGTATTCTTCCTGATGGTCAGCAGAAAATTTGCTGTAAAGTTAAGGGGATATCACTTAACTATGCAGTATCTAAAACCATAAACtttgataaaattaaagaaatggtTCTCGAAAAGGCTGATCCTGTTTCTATCGTTACTAAACAGATACAAAGGACCCAAGATCATTGCGTCATTACAAAAACTCTTGAAAAGATATATAGACCTAACTCTACCAAGAGAAAATTTTCCGAAAATTTCACATCGGTACCTTACGGTtacaaaaaactcaaaatttaatatttgtttttttttttaatttagaatatttttatatagataataAGAGTTTTAGTAAATTATAGTATTAacgtattattattttttatttttcagattaAATTAATTTACTTTCCTTATCCTTATGGTATAAGCGCTAtctgttttctaatattattttcaaaatagctCAAATCAAAGTTTTAAATCAGATACCAAAATTTAAAAGATGTCAAAATAATCTGTTATAGACCACTTGAATTATTTATTTTTGGAACCTAAATGTATACTAAAATAATCCAAACTATAATAAAAGATGTTCAACAGATCATAAAAAGATATACTAAAATAATCGCAAATTTAATAAAAGATGTTCAGCACAGACCATAAAAAGATGCTTACTGAcccatattttgtataatttaaaaaaaagatgGTCAGGACAAGCCATAAAAAGATGTCTGTATGGACCActcaaattatttatattttttatcctAAAATGTATACTAAAATAAGCACAAATCTAATAAAAGATGTTCAACAGACCATAAAAAGATGCTTACTGAACccttatttttgtaataatatttcaatactgttttttttttgcttactaAAATATGTATCGGATAACAGATAAGCATACCTTCACCTCCATACTAACTGTTTGTCCCATACTAATATTACCCCTTCCCGGTAGTCACTGAATCATGCCTTCTCGTGGCGACTACTGTTAAAAGCAAAATTTAGTTATTttagaaataattattttctctgaaaatttaacatttttatggaAAAGCTTACACAAAGTGAGAAACTAACTATAACAAATGAATTTTGCTTGAACCAAATTGATTAAAAGTCCTTACACTTTTgcgtacatttttttttgttataggtATACTTCAATAGCTATGAACCACTActgaacgtaacaattaaatttaaCAACCCGAATACAGTTTATTATAAGACAGAAACACTTAATATTTAAACCTTATCTTTACAGACACTACATATAGCCAAAATAGATTGATTTTTTTTCAGTATAGCCAAGCCGTAAACAAATATAGAGACGATTTATGTGTCTAATACCCCAGCACACAAAAGCTGGTAGAATGTAAGTTGcctataatatttttcatattatataattatgtaaaatcaCATAGATCAGTGGTTCTCAACCTTTTTGAGTAATGTActctttttattttagttttggtactacctaacttaaataaaacagtattttaaCAATGCCCCGAGTGTTAATTTTAGAGTCACCTACTAAACTTGTAacgtaaaatattattattttttgtgttattttatgTGGTGTTGATTTTAGCTGTTTTTGCGTACCAACGCAAAATAATGATATATACCACCAGTGGTTGAGAACCTCTGGACATAGATGATTCTTCTCTAAGGaactatgtattttttaaaacatgtaactgttgtataatttgtaaaattgaAAGTGCAAAATCACATTTAATTGCTATTGTAATGATTTTAGGTTACTTGTCACTATTAAATGGATATCTATCAACCAAAAAAAAAGTTGAATAATGTATGGCTTGATAGACCGTATACAGACTATGCTGAAAACCTATTACATAATATTACTCATATAATACAATTGTATgttaattactttttaaataaatcacattttttatgtttttttatttcaagCCTTTCCAGCTCTACGCcttaaatttctaaaaaaaaaaacaaagtaggTTGATCCATTGTAACTCGGGAGTCAATTATCACTAATGTTTTTATTCGTAAATCAAATTTTTGGTAGCGAATTGACTGATTTGGACAGAACTTGTGTGATCTTAAAGTATTTTTGACTAAACAATAGAGATGTTATTTTTACTTATAATTTTGTCCGTTTTCAAGTTTTTGGAATCTATCACCCATGAATTGTATCATATTGATATTTTCAGTTGTAATTCATTTTTTTTGTTGGAAGGGTCGAGGCATTTGGGACCGTTTATTGGTCTTTAGCAGCTTCTTCTGGTCGAGTCCTGGACCATATGTTTTCCATATTCTTGAGTTATCCGGTTTCTTCCTctctcttttatttaatatccTCGATCCAtcttcgtggtcttcctattgttTATGTGCTATTTCCCCACTTACCACATGTCATTTAGATTTTGCGATAGCTTTAATCTGTTTTGTTCTTATATCTTCGTTTCTCGTATGATCTCTTAAGCTTACATTTAACATGTCTCTCAATAGCTCTTTAAGTCTGACAATTAAGTGTCACGGTCTCAGGTCATAACAGGAAGGATACATGTGCCAAAAACCTTTCGTTTTAAATTAACTGGATCTTTTATAATAAAGCTGAATTTACCTATTATCCCTTTGGTTCTTTTAGTCATTTTgcaatttgattttctttttttattttatatcccgtaaatatttatcaattttcctATCGTCAAGAGTCTACTTCTTCAGctaatattacgttaattttcTCAACATGCTAGTCCTACTATCCCCGATGCTTAAGCCTTTTAACGTTTCTTATATCTCCTGTACACAATCACT from the Diabrotica undecimpunctata isolate CICGRU chromosome 1, icDiaUnde3, whole genome shotgun sequence genome contains:
- the LOC140449348 gene encoding uncharacterized protein, which translates into the protein MEKFLIVRDQVKKIHKFGVQGRTLEFKIKNVPEGSDPVKWTKMAIEQIVMKGTENIKPQDQVGFTFCSKDFLRGQGWMRFRPAADVTVDDVFNKISSIYQSNSTGLNTETFCLGITIVKMPKGQGRPRKFNTFDEECTKRQSIMVIKNKDNLCLPRALIVAKAYVDKNPKLSKIRQDVGRMQEIEAIKLTTDAGVIIPIDGAGIPELQQFQSYLSNYKIVVYGYGSKGRDVVFEGFGDGPKLNLLFHEGHYNAISSMTGAFSCSYYCEACHTPYNNKNEHRCGGTCYACCRSPACSKDTLKIPCCKCGRSFYGEACFNAHISSICEKIKRCRDCFKIYTKNHVCGEIFCKTCGKNCPNDHLCYMQADFGTPPLNDFLFIFYDLETIQETVMPDGSVLQEPNLCVFKQCCDKCLESNTSMCIKCGVRLQVLKKNPIERLMEFVLNQRKLFKRVVVMAHNGSGFDHQFVLNYILTKTDITPDLIMRGTKLVSMSVGNVRFLDSLNYFPMALSALPKAFGLTQLKKGYFPHLFNKVENQNYVGVVPPLQYYDPDNLKEDARERLISWHAERVNEGYVFDFRKEIEEYCISDVEILAQSCLSFRKQLLDTSNVCPFLEATTIASTCNKVYRRNFLQPNTIGLIPKGGYRFKDNQSKIALQWLLWEEKQRGIKIQHAARGSEALIGNLKVDGLHDKTIFEFQGCYYHGCPSCYPEKRTSPLHDDPSDCMENRYDKTNLKNQYLQSQGYEVVEMWECTFRKIITPEIASYTENHCLMMTLPLNPRDALYGGRTGNTVEYFTCSQDEKIKYVDVCSLYPFICKYGKFPIGHPKKIYVGEECNAADLTELSGLIKCKVLPPTTLYHPVLPAKMNSKCMFVLCRKCGEDFVQTECEHSDEERSLTGTWVIEEVVKALTKGYKILDVYEIWSYDSLELSKSQKGLFSDMMNKFIKLKQQASGWPRGCESDEQKNHYIEEFFQREDVRLDFSEISENPGLRSLAKLMLNSFWGKFAQRENLPKTSIIKQPNEFFSMLVNPSLYINTVIPVNDETLVVTWEYVEEAASMSPTVNVVLASYVTALARLKLYSYLDLVADRAFYYDTDSIIYMTKPGLKDLPTGQCIGDLTDELGGGSISEFVSGGPKNYAYKCILPDGQQKICCKVKGISLNYAVSKTINFDKIKEMVLEKADPVSIVTKQIQRTQDHCVITKTLEKIYRPNSTKRKFSENFTSVPYGYKKLKI